A single genomic interval of Amycolatopsis albispora harbors:
- a CDS encoding PfkB family carbohydrate kinase, whose amino-acid sequence MRVVLAGLSTVDLVQRVAELPSPGEKVQSQAVEVAAGGPAANAAVTVAALGGEAVLLTVLGAHPLADLARADLEAHGVRVVDALPSRVEPPPVSAVSVRDADGERTVVSHNAADVPEFPVSPLLDEVHGDCVLLDGHHPELALAVARRARELGVPVVLDAGSWKPVLTDLLPLVDVAACSAHFRAPDGVLDVPVVITTAGAGPVRYSTVDDSGSVPVPEVEAADTLGAGDVWHGAFAYGAGLPLVERIRFANEVAAERVWHAGPRAWVPAVREMRK is encoded by the coding sequence ATGAGGGTGGTGCTGGCCGGACTGTCCACTGTGGATCTCGTGCAGCGGGTGGCGGAACTGCCGTCGCCCGGCGAGAAGGTGCAGTCACAGGCGGTCGAGGTGGCCGCGGGCGGGCCCGCGGCGAACGCGGCGGTGACGGTGGCGGCGCTGGGCGGCGAGGCGGTCCTGCTGACCGTGCTCGGCGCCCACCCGCTGGCCGACCTGGCGCGCGCGGACCTCGAAGCCCACGGCGTGCGGGTGGTCGACGCGTTGCCGTCGCGAGTGGAGCCGCCCCCGGTGAGCGCGGTTTCGGTACGGGACGCGGACGGCGAGCGGACGGTGGTCTCGCACAACGCGGCCGACGTGCCGGAGTTCCCGGTTTCCCCGTTGCTGGACGAGGTTCACGGCGACTGCGTGCTGCTGGACGGGCATCACCCGGAGCTGGCTCTGGCGGTCGCGCGGCGGGCGCGGGAACTCGGGGTGCCGGTGGTTCTCGATGCCGGGAGCTGGAAGCCGGTGCTGACGGATCTGCTGCCACTGGTGGATGTCGCGGCGTGTTCGGCGCATTTCCGCGCGCCGGACGGGGTTTTGGACGTGCCCGTGGTGATCACCACCGCGGGCGCGGGGCCGGTGCGTTATTCCACTGTGGACGATTCGGGTTCGGTGCCGGTACCCGAGGTGGAAGCCGCCGACACGCTGGGCGCGGGGGACGTCTGGCACGGCGCTTTCGCTTACGGGGCCGGCCTTCCGCTGGTGGAGCGGATCCGCTTCGCCAACGAGGTGGCCGCCGAACGGGTGTGGCATGCGGGGCCGCGGGCGTGGGTGCCCGCGGTCCGCGAAATGAGGAAATAG
- a CDS encoding nucleoside/nucleotide kinase family protein has translation MTSFEDLLARAQGLIKSGERAVLGIVGSPASGKTTLAWGLANALGNRAAVVGMDGFHLAQVELRRLGRTERKGAPDTFDANGYVSLVSRLAAGGETVYAPEFRREIEEPIAGAVAVPPDVPLVITEGNYLLLDEDPWSRIRPLLAEAWFLRPNEDERIERLVTRHRHYGRSLVEAQQRARGSDQRNADLIATTASRADLIVEDMSLANFSL, from the coding sequence ATGACCTCGTTCGAGGACCTGCTGGCACGCGCGCAGGGATTGATCAAGTCCGGGGAGCGGGCCGTGCTGGGCATCGTCGGCTCGCCGGCGTCGGGCAAGACCACGCTGGCGTGGGGCCTGGCGAACGCGCTGGGCAACCGGGCCGCGGTGGTCGGCATGGACGGGTTCCACCTGGCTCAGGTGGAACTGCGGCGGCTGGGCCGGACCGAGCGCAAGGGCGCGCCGGACACCTTCGACGCCAACGGGTACGTCAGCCTGGTGTCGCGCCTCGCGGCGGGCGGCGAGACGGTGTACGCGCCGGAATTCCGGCGTGAGATCGAGGAGCCGATCGCCGGCGCGGTGGCGGTGCCGCCGGACGTGCCGCTGGTCATCACCGAAGGCAACTACCTGCTGCTCGACGAGGACCCGTGGTCGCGGATCCGCCCGCTGCTGGCCGAGGCGTGGTTCCTGCGCCCGAACGAGGACGAGCGGATCGAGCGCCTGGTCACGCGGCACCGGCACTACGGCCGTTCGCTGGTGGAGGCGCAGCAGCGGGCGCGGGGCTCGGACCAGCGCAACGCCGACCTGATCGCCACCACGGCTTCGCGAGCCGACCTGATCGTCGAGGACATGTCACTGGCGAACTTCTCGCTCTAG